A genomic region of Dreissena polymorpha isolate Duluth1 chromosome 4, UMN_Dpol_1.0, whole genome shotgun sequence contains the following coding sequences:
- the LOC127878942 gene encoding uncharacterized protein LOC127878942, with the protein MTTTNTRCSCCRWLYSLYGECLVIVCTLLHVFMTTAEILIHLEIINVPGKTPVDGTEVTVTTPSDSNVTTSLDPGGCKEEEMHDNLAIKVMQYGTLALSVAFVIESICRLSFSMLDFFRDCWQVTDLVIVLCSLAAEVTLYVLHEKPVCIKAATEAAQFVVILRLWRIPRTCNIRRQQYRNKIENEIKYWRQFKTDSESQLKKVMADSERQVGQLETMYRSQVMELQQLRTVLKQNSFVAEDHSETVLDETKHIANGFAKPLANGDVTDGVANTHAVTILLEETKYAKAPSSSDLERNDSDSKNSKKNSLNETDKVTSTMVKPPRQKLGGKVPSVIVQEDEAFDSDGSEIPADAVVSVQEVEVQIEAMSRQNRLSSESITKEIADAVAVRSVELRRKSSFEGTFFVNRGYATEEDDVADLDGTRTYRSADGIPMTDL; encoded by the exons ATGTTCGTGCTGTCGGTGGTTGTACAGTCTCTACGGGGAGTGCCTCGTTATTGTGTGCACACTTCTGCACGTGTTCATGACCACTGCGGAAATCCTCATACATCTAGAAATCATAAATG TCCCTGGCAAGACTCCGGTCGATGGTACAGAGGTGACCGTCACCACACCCTCAGACAGCAACGTCACGACAAGTCTCGACCCAGGGGGGTGTAAGGAGGAGGAGATGCACGACAACCTGGCTATTAAAGTTATGCAATATGGAACACTCGCATTATCCGTAGCGTTCGTCATTGAG AGTATTTGTAGACTGAGCTTCTCAATGCTGGATTTCTTCCGAGATTGTTGGCAG GTGACGGACCTTGTTATAGTATTATGTAGCTTGGCGGCGGAAGTGACGTTGTACGTTCTGCACGAGAAGCCCGTCTGCATCAAAGCCGCCACCGAGGCGGCCCAGTTCGTTGTGATTCTAAGATTGTGGCGTATACCTCGCACGTGCAACA TTCGACGGCAGCAGTACCGAAACAAGATCGAGAACGAAATCAAGTATTGGAGGCAGTTCAAGACCGATTCGGAGTCGCAGCTGAAGAAGGTGATGGCGGACTCGGAGCGGCAGGTGGGGCAGCTGGAGACCATGTACAGGAGTCAGGTGATGGAGCTGCAGCAGCTGAGGACGGTGCTCAAACAGAACAGCTTCGTCGCCGAGGACCACAGTG AAACTGTCTTGGATGAGACAAAACATATCGCCAACGGATTTGCCAAACCACTTGCAAATGGTGACGTCACGGATGGCGTCGCAAACACGCACGCGGTGACGATTCTTTTAGAAGAAACTAAATATGCAAAAGCACCGTCATCGTCAGATTTGGAGCGTAACGACTCTGATAGTAAAAACAGTAAGAAAAACTCGCTTAACGAAACGGACAAGGTAACAAGTACGATGGTTAAACCTCCTCGACAGAAATTGGGTGGAAAGGTGCCGTCTGTTATAGTGCAAGAGGATGAAGCGTTCGACAGCGACGGATCGGAGATTCCAGCGGACGCCGTCGTTAGTGTTCAGGAAGTGGAGGTACAGATTGAGGCGATGTCCAGACAAAACCGGTTGTCCTCAGAGTCCATTACCAAGGAGATTGCTGACGCAGTGGCTGTACGGAGTGTGGAGTTGAGAC GGAAGTCTAGTTTCGAAGGGACATTCTTTGTGAATCGTGGTTACGCTACCGAGGAAGACGATGTTGCAGATTTAGACGGTACTCGGACGTATAGAAGTGCC GATGGTATTCCGATGACGGATTTGTAA